The Bacillus carboniphilus genome contains a region encoding:
- a CDS encoding ROK family protein — MGGRKPILLQINSEQSYIIGIDIGAKHIRFALGNLSGKIICYQTIKVPLNISEDDLIQSLIKQVYVIMDESAILKEKVVGIGIGVNGNVENESGMITYSSKFELHKAYLKQEIENEFHIKVKVENSARAMALGEQWFGVGKGFSNLLCINVGYDVCAGLIINNQLVKGKHNLAGNIGHMVIDLNGPVCSCGQVGCLKAFICHDALKRMVLTEVYAGRNTSLIECMKGDMEKISGKIIQKAAKKGDSLSIELLKNIGQSLGVACTNMINIFNPDIIIIGGGIGKADEFYMDELKKVVRQRLVTTEGKETEIVASKLGDKATVIGAITLIITELYEMNSTP; from the coding sequence GTGGGGGGAAGAAAACCGATCTTACTTCAAATCAATTCAGAGCAATCATATATTATAGGGATAGACATAGGGGCGAAACATATTCGTTTTGCTTTAGGAAATTTAAGTGGGAAAATTATTTGTTATCAAACGATTAAAGTTCCGCTTAACATAAGTGAAGATGACTTAATTCAATCGTTAATTAAACAAGTGTATGTCATCATGGATGAATCAGCAATCCTTAAGGAAAAAGTCGTAGGGATTGGGATCGGTGTAAATGGAAACGTAGAAAATGAAAGTGGAATGATTACTTATTCTTCAAAGTTTGAACTTCATAAAGCGTATTTAAAACAGGAAATTGAAAACGAATTTCATATCAAAGTAAAAGTAGAAAATAGTGCAAGGGCTATGGCCTTAGGTGAGCAATGGTTCGGAGTTGGAAAAGGTTTCTCCAATTTATTATGTATAAATGTGGGATATGATGTTTGTGCCGGGTTAATTATTAACAACCAGTTAGTAAAAGGGAAACATAATCTTGCAGGTAACATTGGACACATGGTCATAGATCTAAATGGTCCTGTTTGTAGCTGTGGTCAAGTCGGTTGTTTAAAGGCTTTTATTTGCCACGATGCGCTAAAAAGAATGGTGCTAACTGAAGTATATGCTGGAAGAAATACCTCCCTAATTGAATGTATGAAAGGGGATATGGAAAAAATTTCAGGTAAAATCATTCAAAAAGCAGCTAAAAAAGGAGACTCTCTCAGTATTGAATTGTTAAAAAACATAGGTCAATCCCTTGGTGTGGCTTGTACAAATATGATTAATATCTTTAATCCAGATATCATCATTATTGGTGGTGGAATTGGTAAAGCTGATGAATTTTATATGGACGAACTAAAAAAAGTCGTGCGTCAGCGCCTAGTAACTACAGAAGGAAAAGAAACAGAAATTGTTGCATCTAAATTAGGAGATAAGGCAACAGTGATTGGAGCAATTACGTTAATCATAACTGAGTTATATGAAATGAATTCAACACCATAA
- the essA gene encoding type VII secretion protein EssA, with the protein MRGKWIVALAVVCSCMMFTTPCQASNSINDLSPNEYKQNKKKKDMNLMNDQKNIIEKGDIPEEQKNLTFDGNKNNHNEAIKGKLFQQQSMDTNTIKAKADHLQLFSQPESSKLDELEETGDTSSSVSILITIFVTVCLLLLILVLVIWNRTNNQQKASMT; encoded by the coding sequence ATGAGGGGTAAATGGATTGTGGCATTGGCAGTCGTATGTAGCTGTATGATGTTCACGACTCCATGTCAGGCAAGTAACAGTATTAATGACCTATCTCCTAATGAATATAAGCAAAATAAAAAGAAAAAAGATATGAACTTAATGAATGATCAAAAGAATATCATTGAAAAAGGAGATATTCCTGAAGAACAAAAGAATTTGACCTTTGATGGGAATAAGAATAACCACAACGAGGCGATTAAAGGGAAACTTTTTCAACAACAATCAATGGATACAAATACGATAAAAGCTAAAGCAGATCATTTACAACTCTTTAGTCAACCTGAATCATCAAAGTTAGACGAATTGGAAGAAACAGGGGATACTTCTTCTTCTGTGTCGATTCTCATTACCATTTTTGTTACCGTTTGTTTGTTGTTGTTAATTCTTGTTTTAGTCATTTGGAATCGAACTAATAATCAGCAAAAAGCCAGTATGACTTAA
- a CDS encoding YhzD family protein, which produces METYYLTVFSKDGEKLLDETFQAEDEKIAKLKGEDLLQEKGFSEHTHRCTTSKGKMILFHR; this is translated from the coding sequence GTGGAGACATACTATTTAACTGTATTTTCAAAAGATGGTGAGAAGTTATTAGATGAAACGTTTCAAGCAGAGGATGAAAAAATAGCCAAATTAAAAGGTGAAGATCTTTTACAAGAGAAAGGTTTTTCTGAACATACCCACCGTTGCACCACATCAAAAGGAAAAATGATCTTATTTCATAGGTAA
- a CDS encoding Cof-type HAD-IIB family hydrolase, whose protein sequence is MLYRLLALNIDGTLLKNNGRLQSSTKEAIYYVQQKDVILTLVTNRHFQSAKKIAKALKIEAPIITHSGAFIAKNMDAPHFVKKIPEETTFNLVQILETFECNIRIIHERYSIGNRKKIGSQLISRMLLNSGDPLFYPVQFVESLSDVLMDEPVEAPSIQLLFESEKEISEVVQTIRDAFPQLELAPMGGNKLSVTSNGVSKLSGLQWVCNYYDIPTEQSVVIANDIDDIEMLEHVGLGVAVGNASYEVKKAADWITRSNDELGVDYMVKEHFRKQHRPKFLQKIKRG, encoded by the coding sequence ATGCTCTATCGACTTCTCGCATTAAATATTGACGGAACGTTATTAAAAAACAATGGAAGACTTCAATCCTCTACTAAAGAGGCAATCTACTATGTTCAACAGAAGGATGTTATACTCACATTAGTAACAAATAGACATTTTCAATCAGCGAAAAAAATAGCTAAAGCACTTAAAATAGAAGCACCAATTATTACTCATAGTGGAGCTTTTATCGCGAAGAATATGGATGCTCCTCATTTTGTAAAGAAAATACCTGAAGAGACAACATTTAACCTTGTCCAAATTTTAGAAACGTTTGAATGTAACATAAGAATCATACATGAGCGCTATTCAATAGGTAACCGAAAAAAAATTGGTTCTCAGCTGATTTCAAGAATGTTGCTTAATAGTGGCGATCCACTATTCTATCCTGTTCAATTTGTTGAGTCTTTGAGTGATGTGTTAATGGATGAGCCAGTTGAAGCACCGTCTATTCAGCTTTTGTTTGAAAGTGAAAAGGAAATATCAGAAGTTGTTCAGACGATACGAGATGCCTTCCCGCAACTTGAACTTGCTCCAATGGGGGGTAATAAACTCTCGGTTACTTCAAATGGAGTATCTAAATTATCAGGATTGCAATGGGTGTGCAATTATTATGATATACCGACTGAGCAATCTGTTGTAATCGCAAATGATATTGATGATATTGAAATGCTTGAGCACGTAGGTTTAGGTGTAGCTGTAGGGAATGCGTCTTATGAGGTGAAAAAGGCTGCAGACTGGATCACTCGATCAAATGATGAGCTTGGAGTGGATTACATGGTTAAAGAGCATTTTAGAAAGCAACATAGACCTAAATTTTTACAAAAAATCAAAAGAGGATAA
- a CDS encoding YhgE/Pip domain-containing protein encodes MNAIQLFLAELARLKERKVILSLVLVMLVPLVYVVILLSPKWSPYDYASNLPVAVVNEDEGTILNGEEMNVGEQLVDNLKEGKDLGWNFVSKQKAEKGLANQDYYLIVEIPKDFSESVTTVSDKDPKQAKIFYTQNEGLNFTASKVTESAANSIQKELSTLITGTYVTQVFTQLSDISVGFDKAADGASQVNEGLTKAKQEGTEKILNGLNEKSNKITELAEGSQKLDAGLGTYLFKLKENQPKIGKLADGSKILNEKLRLYLNGLKDSQPKIEELSDGSKTLEKGLGQYLNGLKKNQTGINALTEGANKVEEGLGLYAKGLTESQSKIKELSDGSKTLDENLGLYVKGLEDSQPKIKELSDGSKMLDENLGLYVKGLKDSQPKIKELSDGSKMLDENLGLYVKGLKDSQPKIKELSDGSKMLDENLGLYVKGLQDSQPKIKELANGAEKLDNGIESYLTSLQEKQPKIDELANGANNIHDKMDVLQKSLDKQTSDVEALANGAFRLEEGVIQLGDAVESELLPKSHDLKNGASLLNQKITELDQIIIILNQKISEYSGLGADERDEADLQEIKNISASVTNNMSKIQEASLSVSQGSEALVKGIDKESGGQSLQANIDHLSHGASDLNNGMSKFNQAWPVLVDNVSKLKDGASAIANGTTSVKDGWGMSIDVVSQLKNGTSKISSGNADVKESWEESLIPNASLLKNGSAKISLGNQDVKKSWEKTLIPNASLLKNGSAKVSSGTADVKKSWEETLIPNASLLKQGTAKISSGNADVNEKWENSLISNAIKLKNGSAKISSGNETVNSGWQTSIEVVSQLKKGSALVSSGNSGVKESWEKTLIPNASLLKKGSAKISSGNAGVKESWEKGLISNATKLTNGSGVISSGNKDVKEGWQTSIDGVTELKNGSAKISSGNGEVETGWTDLTEGVTEVDNGLLKLTNGSRELADSLVSGAEQTGDINTSDDNVTMFASPVQTEGSKVNEYQYYRDSTAPYILSLALFVSILIMSMIVEFRNPVGEPSSTISWFIAKYMKLALFSLAQALLISLFALLVLKLQVGNALLFILFSMFVAITFLSIIMFFVALAGNFGRFIVLSLIVLQVPTTGANLPIDMLPPYLRTISVLMPMTYSNAGYKSIITLNDSSYSFANSAVLFVFLVIFTCLTLTIFYFRSQRGMALDQVEK; translated from the coding sequence ATGAATGCCATTCAATTATTTCTGGCCGAATTAGCTCGACTGAAAGAGAGAAAAGTAATTTTGTCATTAGTATTAGTGATGCTAGTTCCACTCGTTTATGTTGTTATTCTTCTCTCTCCTAAATGGTCACCTTATGACTATGCTTCCAATTTACCGGTAGCAGTAGTCAATGAAGATGAAGGAACCATTTTAAATGGAGAAGAAATGAATGTAGGAGAGCAACTGGTTGACAATTTAAAAGAAGGTAAGGATCTTGGCTGGAATTTTGTTAGTAAACAAAAAGCAGAAAAAGGTCTCGCTAATCAAGATTATTATTTAATAGTCGAAATTCCGAAAGATTTTTCTGAAAGCGTTACCACAGTTTCGGATAAAGATCCAAAACAGGCCAAAATATTCTACACTCAAAATGAGGGGTTAAACTTTACGGCATCGAAAGTAACAGAGAGTGCAGCAAACTCAATTCAAAAGGAACTCTCTACTCTCATTACTGGAACGTATGTAACACAGGTCTTTACTCAGTTGAGTGACATTTCTGTAGGATTCGATAAAGCAGCAGACGGCGCTTCACAAGTAAACGAAGGTTTAACGAAAGCAAAACAAGAAGGAACAGAAAAAATATTAAACGGATTAAATGAGAAATCAAACAAAATAACTGAATTAGCTGAAGGCTCTCAAAAACTTGATGCCGGACTAGGAACGTATCTTTTTAAATTGAAAGAAAACCAACCTAAAATTGGTAAATTGGCAGATGGATCAAAAATATTAAATGAAAAACTAAGGCTTTATTTGAACGGGCTAAAAGACAGTCAACCGAAGATAGAGGAATTGTCGGATGGCTCAAAAACGTTAGAAAAAGGGCTAGGGCAATATTTGAATGGACTAAAGAAGAATCAGACAGGAATTAATGCATTGACAGAAGGAGCAAATAAGGTTGAAGAAGGACTAGGGTTATATGCTAAAGGGTTAACTGAAAGTCAATCGAAGATAAAGGAATTATCGGATGGCTCAAAAACGTTAGATGAAAACCTAGGATTGTATGTAAAAGGTCTAGAAGATAGCCAACCGAAAATAAAGGAATTGTCGGATGGCTCAAAAATGCTAGATGAAAACCTAGGATTGTATGTAAAAGGGTTAAAAGACAGTCAACCGAAGATAAAGGAATTGTCGGATGGCTCAAAAATGCTAGATGAAAACCTAGGATTGTATGTAAAAGGGTTAAAAGACAGTCAACCGAAGATAAAGGAATTGTCGGATGGCTCAAAAATGTTAGATGAAAACTTAGGATTGTATGTAAAAGGGTTACAAGATAGTCAACCGAAAATTAAAGAGTTAGCAAATGGAGCAGAAAAATTAGATAATGGGATAGAATCATATTTAACCTCTTTACAAGAAAAACAACCTAAAATAGATGAGTTAGCAAATGGAGCCAATAATATACATGATAAAATGGATGTGTTGCAAAAAAGTCTGGACAAACAAACATCAGATGTGGAAGCACTTGCAAATGGAGCGTTTCGTCTTGAAGAGGGAGTAATCCAATTAGGAGATGCTGTTGAATCGGAATTACTTCCAAAAAGTCATGATCTCAAAAATGGTGCATCTTTATTAAATCAAAAAATAACAGAGTTAGACCAAATAATCATAATATTAAACCAAAAAATATCTGAATATTCAGGTCTTGGAGCAGATGAAAGAGACGAAGCTGATCTTCAAGAGATTAAAAATATCAGTGCATCAGTAACTAATAACATGAGTAAAATACAAGAAGCATCCCTGTCTGTATCGCAAGGTTCGGAAGCACTTGTCAAAGGAATAGATAAAGAATCTGGTGGGCAATCACTTCAAGCAAACATTGATCATTTAAGTCATGGAGCGTCTGATTTAAACAATGGAATGAGCAAATTTAATCAAGCTTGGCCTGTTTTGGTAGATAATGTATCAAAGTTAAAAGATGGGGCATCAGCAATTGCAAATGGTACAACTTCTGTGAAAGACGGATGGGGAATGTCTATTGATGTAGTTTCTCAGCTGAAAAATGGGACATCTAAAATTAGTTCAGGTAACGCAGATGTTAAAGAGAGCTGGGAAGAATCTTTAATTCCCAACGCATCGTTATTAAAAAATGGTTCAGCTAAAATAAGTTTAGGCAACCAAGATGTTAAAAAGAGCTGGGAAAAAACTTTAATTCCCAACGCGTCGTTATTAAAAAATGGTTCAGCCAAAGTAAGTTCAGGTACCGCAGATGTTAAAAAGAGCTGGGAAGAAACTTTAATTCCTAATGCGTCACTGCTAAAGCAAGGAACAGCTAAAATAAGTTCGGGCAACGCAGATGTTAATGAAAAATGGGAAAATAGTCTAATTAGCAATGCAATAAAGTTAAAAAACGGATCAGCTAAAATAAGCTCAGGGAATGAAACAGTCAATTCAGGATGGCAAACGTCTATTGAGGTAGTATCACAGTTGAAAAAAGGTTCAGCTCTTGTAAGTTCAGGGAACTCAGGTGTCAAGGAAAGCTGGGAAAAAACCTTGATTCCCAACGCGTCGTTATTAAAGAAAGGTTCAGCTAAAATAAGTTCAGGTAACGCGGGTGTTAAAGAAAGCTGGGAAAAAGGGTTAATTAGCAATGCAACCAAACTAACAAACGGTTCAGGGGTGATAAGCTCAGGAAACAAAGATGTTAAAGAAGGATGGCAAACATCTATAGATGGAGTAACTGAACTAAAAAATGGTTCAGCTAAAATAAGTTCAGGCAACGGAGAAGTTGAAACTGGATGGACGGATTTAACAGAAGGTGTTACAGAAGTAGATAATGGATTGTTAAAGCTAACAAATGGTAGTAGAGAGCTTGCCGATAGTCTAGTAAGTGGGGCCGAACAAACAGGAGATATCAATACTTCTGATGACAATGTCACAATGTTTGCCTCACCAGTTCAGACGGAGGGAAGTAAGGTGAACGAATATCAGTATTATCGAGATTCAACAGCTCCATATATTCTATCACTTGCACTATTTGTCAGTATTTTAATCATGTCTATGATTGTCGAGTTTAGAAATCCAGTTGGTGAACCAAGTTCTACTATTTCCTGGTTTATCGCCAAGTATATGAAACTAGCTCTTTTTTCATTAGCACAGGCACTGTTAATCAGTTTGTTCGCATTGCTTGTTCTCAAACTACAAGTTGGAAACGCTCTTTTGTTTATTTTGTTCTCTATGTTTGTTGCTATTACTTTCTTGTCAATCATTATGTTCTTTGTTGCTTTAGCAGGTAACTTTGGACGCTTTATTGTATTATCCTTAATTGTGTTACAAGTACCAACTACGGGGGCAAACCTACCAATTGATATGTTGCCACCATATTTAAGAACAATTAGTGTGTTAATGCCTATGACATACTCAAATGCAGGGTATAAATCAATCATTACGCTAAATGATTCGAGTTATTCGTTTGCAAATTCAGCAGTATTATTTGTCTTTTTAGTGATCTTCACCTGCTTAACCTTAACGATCTTCTACTTCAGGAGTCAAAGAGGAATGGCTTTAGATCAAGTGGAAAAATAA
- a CDS encoding enoyl-CoA hydratase-related protein — protein sequence MACDYVYAKMDSKIAMNFIGIGLIPDGGGHYFMKKRLGEVKAKQLIWEGKSLSAEEATSIGLIDESFDINEVEKIEEIAAVLSRKPLKAMKTTKELYRKVEGDSLENVIMLETKLQGEMRRTYDHQEGIRAFVEKRRPNFKGE from the coding sequence TTGGCATGCGACTATGTATATGCTAAAATGGATTCGAAAATAGCTATGAACTTCATCGGTATTGGCCTAATTCCTGATGGTGGTGGTCATTATTTTATGAAGAAACGATTAGGTGAAGTAAAAGCGAAGCAATTGATCTGGGAAGGTAAATCGTTAAGTGCAGAAGAAGCAACTAGCATCGGGTTAATAGATGAATCTTTTGATATAAATGAAGTAGAAAAAATAGAAGAGATTGCAGCTGTTTTAAGTCGCAAACCGTTAAAGGCGATGAAAACAACGAAAGAGCTTTATCGAAAAGTTGAAGGTGACTCGTTAGAAAACGTTATCATGCTAGAAACAAAACTTCAAGGCGAGATGAGACGTACTTATGATCATCAAGAAGGTATTCGTGCTTTTGTAGAAAAAAGACGTCCCAACTTTAAAGGGGAATAA
- a CDS encoding FUSC family protein, which yields MKWIKGKFFGGRIIKTGIAVFITAWICHYFELPSIFAVITAIVTIEPTATDSFRKGLIRFPASAIGPAYSMTLTYLFGNVPISYGIAAVLTIFTCQKLKLEEGTLVATITAVAMIPITSSGYLASFFLRLMTTTIGLIVSTAINFLILPPDYTPVIMKKMDQLYEKSGEYLDKRVADMMNGRHSTVDPLFEQLTKDIEMTTKLLSYQKVDWKLHRHSKKEMKQYHYIQKRLLNLQQLIFHLGNIQFIHDIECNKENKEIILIASKYISNSLRDHCHAMDKAHIKSIDELDQLFWHHLSNECRDHHEQFHPDRILIYESFLFMTLFNS from the coding sequence ATGAAGTGGATAAAAGGAAAATTTTTTGGAGGACGAATTATAAAAACAGGGATTGCAGTTTTTATAACAGCTTGGATTTGTCATTATTTCGAGCTTCCCTCGATTTTTGCCGTTATTACAGCTATTGTGACGATTGAGCCAACTGCAACGGATTCTTTTCGAAAAGGACTCATTCGTTTTCCAGCTTCCGCAATTGGGCCTGCTTATTCGATGACGTTAACTTATCTATTTGGTAATGTCCCTATTTCGTATGGAATTGCAGCTGTATTAACCATTTTCACCTGTCAAAAATTAAAATTAGAAGAAGGAACATTAGTTGCCACAATTACCGCAGTAGCCATGATCCCTATTACTTCATCTGGATATTTGGCTAGTTTCTTTCTTCGCTTAATGACAACTACCATTGGATTAATCGTATCAACGGCTATTAATTTCTTGATACTTCCACCTGACTATACACCGGTTATTATGAAAAAAATGGATCAATTGTATGAGAAATCTGGAGAGTATTTAGATAAAAGAGTAGCAGATATGATGAATGGCAGGCATAGCACGGTTGATCCTTTATTTGAACAATTGACAAAAGATATTGAAATGACCACCAAACTACTATCCTATCAAAAAGTGGATTGGAAGCTTCACCGTCATTCTAAAAAAGAAATGAAGCAATATCACTATATTCAGAAACGACTTTTAAACTTGCAGCAACTTATATTTCACCTTGGAAACATTCAGTTTATTCATGACATTGAATGTAATAAGGAAAATAAAGAAATCATTTTAATAGCAAGTAAATATATTTCTAATAGTTTAAGAGATCATTGCCATGCCATGGATAAAGCACACATTAAGTCGATTGATGAGTTAGATCAATTATTTTGGCACCACTTATCCAATGAATGTCGTGACCATCATGAACAGTTTCATCCGGATCGCATATTAATTTATGAGTCCTTTCTATTCATGACATTGTTCAACAGTTAA
- a CDS encoding enoyl-CoA hydratase-related protein: MENTMEAVQLETKGKTAIITLNRPDSLNSINDVMMKQLVEALDKVDEGDYNLLFLKGNGKAFSSGGDIKLMLQNDSPEGFQTFMKMIGDMVVKLYDMKAITISVIHGARLQQD, encoded by the coding sequence GTGGAAAACACAATGGAAGCAGTTCAACTTGAAACAAAGGGGAAAACAGCAATAATTACACTAAATAGACCAGATTCGCTAAATTCAATAAATGATGTAATGATGAAACAATTAGTTGAAGCATTAGATAAGGTTGATGAAGGGGATTATAACCTTTTATTTTTAAAAGGGAATGGAAAAGCATTTTCATCAGGTGGAGACATAAAATTGATGCTTCAAAATGATAGTCCGGAAGGTTTCCAAACCTTTATGAAAATGATTGGTGACATGGTCGTTAAGTTGTATGATATGAAAGCGATTACAATCAGTGTGATTCATGGGGCAAGGCTGCAGCAGGATTAG
- a CDS encoding coproporphyrinogen III oxidase, which produces MKINIQGINDTYYHRSIINISKLFFEDPTIDFSDKQIKESLNLTFTFHNNTVNGTLESNGEYLNIRKKILSFEDRKQVNKGITYVLLSLLKKWTGLEQPWGILTGIRPTKLFHKMYREQGEKSHEVLRGEYLLSEEKINIMQKIVNRQLEVIPDLYELSNEVSIYIGIPFCPTKCAYCTFPAYAIQGKQGKVDTFLEGLHYEVKEIGRWLKEKNVNITTVYFGGGTPTSISAEQMDLLYEEVYRSFPDMDKVREVTVEAGRPDTITPEKLEVLKKWNIDRISINPQSYTQETLKAIGRHHTVEETIEKFYLSRSMGMNNINMDLIIGLPGEGIGEFEHTLKKTKELMPESLTVHTLSFKRASEMTKNKQKYKVAKRSEIESMMKRAEEWTEKNNYHPYYLYRQKNILGNLENVGYALPGQESLYNILIMEEKQTIIGLGCGASSKWVHPQTEKISQFFNPKDPKSYNESYQHYTNKKIEVLNDLYKGK; this is translated from the coding sequence ATGAAAATCAATATACAAGGAATAAATGACACATATTATCATCGTTCAATTATTAATATTAGTAAGCTGTTTTTTGAGGATCCAACAATTGATTTTTCTGATAAACAAATAAAGGAATCTTTAAATCTTACTTTTACCTTTCACAATAATACAGTTAATGGTACATTGGAAAGTAATGGTGAATATTTAAATATAAGGAAAAAAATCTTATCTTTTGAAGATCGAAAGCAAGTTAACAAAGGAATAACCTATGTATTGTTGTCCCTTTTGAAAAAATGGACGGGATTAGAGCAACCATGGGGTATACTGACGGGAATCCGTCCGACGAAACTCTTTCATAAGATGTATCGTGAACAAGGTGAAAAGTCTCACGAAGTGTTAAGAGGAGAGTATTTACTTTCAGAAGAAAAAATAAATATAATGCAAAAGATTGTTAACCGACAATTAGAAGTTATTCCCGACTTATATGAACTTTCAAATGAAGTCAGTATCTATATTGGAATTCCTTTTTGTCCAACCAAATGTGCCTATTGTACATTTCCCGCTTATGCCATTCAAGGTAAGCAAGGTAAAGTGGACACGTTTTTAGAAGGATTGCATTATGAAGTCAAGGAAATTGGAAGATGGTTAAAGGAAAAAAACGTAAATATTACCACGGTCTATTTTGGAGGAGGGACCCCTACAAGTATTTCAGCAGAACAAATGGATCTGCTTTATGAAGAGGTGTATCGCTCTTTTCCAGATATGGATAAAGTTAGAGAAGTGACTGTAGAGGCAGGGAGGCCAGATACGATCACCCCAGAAAAACTTGAAGTACTTAAAAAATGGAACATTGATCGCATTAGTATTAACCCGCAATCTTATACGCAAGAAACTTTAAAAGCGATTGGTAGGCACCACACAGTAGAAGAAACCATCGAGAAATTTTATTTATCCCGATCTATGGGAATGAACAATATCAATATGGATTTAATCATTGGACTTCCTGGGGAAGGCATAGGGGAGTTTGAGCATACATTAAAGAAAACAAAAGAATTAATGCCAGAATCATTAACCGTTCATACGTTATCCTTTAAACGAGCAAGTGAGATGACTAAAAATAAACAAAAATATAAAGTGGCCAAGCGAAGCGAAATTGAATCCATGATGAAAAGAGCTGAAGAGTGGACAGAGAAAAATAATTATCACCCTTACTACTTATATCGACAAAAAAACATTTTAGGTAATTTAGAAAATGTCGGTTATGCCTTACCAGGTCAGGAAAGCCTGTACAATATTTTGATTATGGAAGAAAAGCAAACTATTATCGGTTTAGGGTGCGGGGCATCAAGTAAGTGGGTTCATCCACAGACGGAAAAAATAAGTCAATTCTTCAATCCAAAAGATCCAAAGTCGTATAATGAAAGTTATCAGCATTATACTAATAAAAAGATTGAAGTGTTAAATGATCTATATAAAGGAAAATGA
- a CDS encoding heparan-alpha-glucosaminide N-acetyltransferase domain-containing protein: protein MQQTVNKEIAKSRIYSLDILRGVVIILCVFLTAIPKGDYEYHFAHHADWYGITLIDFILPAFITMIGTSMAIGYKKGVNWLKLSKRTFLFILYGLIFTMIISWNLDFATLRFTGVLQLFAIIGVLTAIITRITQSPLKIMIIALFITSLYGGFVISFSEGCSESLPQPTCNPSQPIDSFIFGENHLYHQGKPGYDPEGLLVSLSALSNSLIGFAMGRILLNRKTGTVWKQLFIYGSIIVIFAFIWKEFLPFNKKIWTPSFSLLTAGATCLSLSFLYLIYDHFQISKQTSLLNPINFFLEGFGRNSFFNLFREFYP from the coding sequence ATGCAGCAAACTGTAAATAAAGAAATCGCAAAATCAAGAATTTACTCACTTGATATTTTAAGAGGAGTGGTAATCATTTTATGTGTGTTTTTAACTGCCATTCCTAAAGGAGACTATGAATATCATTTTGCTCACCATGCTGATTGGTATGGGATAACCTTAATAGACTTTATCTTACCAGCATTCATAACGATGATAGGAACAAGTATGGCCATAGGCTATAAAAAAGGAGTTAATTGGCTTAAATTATCTAAAAGGACATTTTTATTCATTCTTTATGGACTTATATTTACAATGATCATCTCATGGAATTTGGATTTTGCGACATTACGCTTTACAGGAGTTCTTCAGCTATTCGCTATTATAGGAGTATTAACCGCTATAATTACAAGAATTACACAATCTCCATTAAAAATAATGATAATTGCTTTATTCATCACGTCTTTATATGGAGGATTTGTGATTTCTTTTAGCGAAGGATGTTCCGAAAGCCTTCCACAACCAACATGCAACCCATCACAACCCATTGACAGTTTTATCTTTGGTGAGAACCATTTATATCACCAAGGAAAACCTGGCTATGATCCAGAAGGCCTTTTAGTAAGTTTATCAGCTTTATCAAATTCTTTAATTGGATTCGCAATGGGGAGAATATTATTGAATAGAAAAACGGGCACTGTTTGGAAACAGTTATTCATTTATGGATCAATCATTGTAATATTCGCGTTCATTTGGAAGGAGTTTCTGCCATTTAATAAAAAAATTTGGACACCCTCATTTTCCTTATTAACTGCTGGAGCTACTTGTCTATCATTATCGTTCCTATATTTAATCTATGACCATTTTCAAATAAGTAAACAAACTAGCTTGTTAAACCCTATTAACTTTTTTTTAGAGGGTTTTGGAAGAAATAGTTTTTTTAATTTATTTCGGGAGTTTTATCCTTAA